One Mycolicibacterium crocinum DNA window includes the following coding sequences:
- a CDS encoding glycerophosphodiester phosphodiesterase translates to MHSAGEPHGGHPFVVAHRGASADRPEHTLAAYDLALREGADGVECDVRLTRDGHLVCVHDRRVDRTSTGTGLVSEMTLAELKRLDWGAWHSSAGTENPAEGTGVLTLDDLVRLVLDWNRPVKMFIETKHPVRYGGLVESKVLALLHRYGIAAPASADLSRAVVMSFSAAAVWRIRRAAPLLPTVLLGETSRYLGGSAATTVGATAVGPSITTLREHPELVDRAAAQGRAMYCWTVDHYEDVGYCRDLGVGWIATNHPKRTKAWLENPLAVPGD, encoded by the coding sequence ATGCATTCGGCCGGCGAACCGCACGGCGGGCACCCCTTCGTGGTCGCCCACCGCGGTGCGTCGGCCGACCGCCCCGAGCACACCCTGGCCGCCTATGACCTGGCGCTGCGCGAAGGTGCGGACGGAGTCGAGTGCGATGTCCGCCTGACCCGCGACGGCCACCTCGTCTGCGTGCACGACCGTCGGGTCGACCGCACGTCGACGGGCACCGGTCTGGTCAGCGAGATGACGCTGGCTGAACTGAAGAGGCTGGATTGGGGGGCGTGGCACAGCAGCGCCGGCACCGAGAACCCGGCCGAGGGCACCGGCGTGCTCACCCTCGACGACCTGGTCCGCCTGGTTCTGGACTGGAACCGGCCGGTGAAGATGTTCATCGAGACCAAGCACCCGGTCCGCTACGGGGGTCTGGTGGAAAGCAAGGTGCTGGCCCTGCTGCACCGGTACGGCATCGCCGCGCCGGCGTCGGCCGATCTGTCCCGCGCGGTCGTGATGTCGTTCTCGGCCGCGGCGGTCTGGCGGATCCGGCGTGCCGCGCCGCTGCTGCCGACCGTCCTGCTCGGCGAGACATCCCGCTATCTCGGTGGCAGCGCCGCCACGACCGTCGGGGCCACGGCCGTCGGCCCGTCGATCACCACCCTGCGTGAACATCCCGAACTCGTCGACCGGGCCGCCGCGCAGGGCCGCGCCATGTACTGCTGGACCGTCGACCACTACGAGGACGTCGGATACTGCCGCGATCTCGGGGTCGGCTGGATCGCCACCAATCATCCGAAACGGACCAAGGCCTGGCTGGAGAACCCTCTGGCGGTCCCGGGCGACTGA